A single window of Enoplosus armatus isolate fEnoArm2 chromosome 22, fEnoArm2.hap1, whole genome shotgun sequence DNA harbors:
- the LOC139304750 gene encoding ubiquitin carboxyl-terminal hydrolase 15-like isoform X2 encodes MAEGGAADLDTQRGEVAALLKTQLRKGDTWYLVDSRWFKQWKKYVGYDSWDKYQMGDQNVYPGPVDNSGLLRDGDVLAIKEHLIDELDYILVPTEGWNKLVSWYGLTDGQEPIARKVVEQGMFVKHCKVEVYLTELKLCEDSNMDNVITRRFSKADTIDMIEKDMRKLFSIPDEKETRLWNRYMSNTFEPLNKPDSTIQDAGLYQGQILVIEQKSEDGSWPRGSTAPKSSGVSNLSALPKISPSSLTNNHNSSFNSRNVKNSSYSLPSYHPYSNSYDYSDQSRQSERSGLCGLSNLGNTCFMNSAVQCLSNIPPLTDYFLKDKYTDELNEDNPLGMKGEIARAYAELIKQLWSGKYSYVTPRPFKTQVGRFAPQFSGYQQQDSHELLAFLLDGLHEDLNRIRKKPYIQLKDANGRPDKVVAEEAWENHIKRNDSIIVDIFHGLFKSTLVCPVCAKVSVTFDPFCYLTLPLPMKKERTLEVYLVRLDPVAKPTQYKLTVPKVGYISDLCTSLSNLSGVPAEKMIVTDIYNHRFHRIFATNENLSSIMERDDIYVFELAVNRVEDTDHVVIPVHLREKYKQSGYNHTSTPLFGQPFLVAVPRTLSEDKLYNMLLLRLCRFVRSSVEEEEEDCEETQPPKQHTVNGNATNGLLEEGSPSEMETDEQDDESSQDQELPSENDNSQSEDSVGGDNELENGVVGPQNSTKGQQTAGHNRKRLFTFQFNNMGKTDFSLIKEDTRQIRFDEGHLRLSDRSYLSLDWEPEIKKKYFDDTVVEDFDKHESMEYKPQKKAFFKLKDCIELFTTKEKLGAEDPWYCPNCKQHQQATKKLDLWSLPPVLVVHLKRFSYSRYMRDKLDSLVDFPLRDLDMSEFLINPNAGPCHYDLIAVSNHYGGMGGGHYTAYAKNKDDGKWYNFDDSSVSPANEDQIVSKAGYVLFYQRQDTVKGTGFFALDREEEEEEEEEEEEGEDGENEGEERQERKAASSSLGASSAAGAAAAAGLSDEEDLNENRRRKNDNEREDDEEEEEEEEEEEEEEGEQAPNRDVAMKTN; translated from the exons ATGGCGGAAGGAGGAGCGGCTGATCTGGATACCCAGAGAGGAGAGGTCGCGGCACTGTTGAAAACACAGCTAAGAAAGGGAGACACTTG GTACCTGGTGGACAGTCGCTGGTTCAAACAGTGGAAGAAATATGTGGGATATGACAGTTGGGACAAATACCAGATGGGTGACCAGAATGTCTACCCAGGGCCAGTTGATAACTCTGGTCTTCTCAGAG ATGGGGATGTGCTGGCCATCAAGGAGCACCTCATTGATGAGCTCGACTACATCTTGGTCCCAACAGAAGGCTGGAATAAGCTTGTCAGCTGGTATGGATTGACGGATGGTCAGGAGCCAATTGCACGCAAA GTGGTGGAACAGGGTATGTTTGTGAAGCACTGCAAGGTGGAGGTGTACCTTACAGAGCTGAAGCTCTGTGAAGACAGCAACATGGACAATGTGATCACCAGACGCTTCAGTAAAGCTGACACAATAG ACATGATAGAGAAGGACATGAGGAAGCTGTTCAGCATCCCTGATGAGAAGGAGACCAGGCTGTGGAACAGGTACATGAGCAACACCTTTGAGCCTCTCAACAAACCCGACAGCACCATTCAAGACGCCGGCCTCTACCAAGGACAG ATTCTCGTAATAGAGCAGAAGAGTGAGGATGGCTCATGGCCCCGAGGCTCCACGGCACCCAA GTCATCTGGTGTTTCCAATCTCTCTGCTTTGCCAAAGATCTCGCCTTCATCTCTCACAAACAATCATAACAGCAGCTTCAACAGCAGGAA TGTGAAGAATTCGAGTTACAGTCTGCCGTCCTACCACCCCTACAGCAACAGCTATGACTACTCAGACCAGAGCAGGCAGAGTGAGCGCTCAGGCCTCTGTGGACTCTCCAACCTAGGCAACACCTGCTTCATGAACTCTGCAGTGCAG TGTTTAAGCAATATCCCTCCCCTGACGGATTACTTCCTCAAAGACAAGTACACGGACGAACTGAATGAGGACAACCCGCTGGGCATGAAGGGGGAGATTGCCAGAGCCTACGCCGAGCTTATCAAGCAGCTGTGGTCGGGGAAATACAGCTACGTCACCCCAAGGCCTTTCAAG ACCCAGGTGGGCCGCTTCGCCCCGCAGTTCTCGGGCTACCAACAGCAGGACTCTCATGAGCTGCTGGCCTTTCTCCTGGATGGCCTTCATGAGGACTTGAACCGCATCAGGAAGAAGCCCTACATCCAGCTCAAGGACGCCAACGGCAGGCCTGATAAG GTGGTGGCGGAGGAGGCGTGGGAGAACCACATCAAGAGAAACGACTCCATCATTGTGGATATCTTCCACGGCCTTTTCAAGTCCACCCTGGTGTGTCCTGTGTGCGCCAAGGtctctgtgacctttgacccctttTGCTACTTGACCCTGCCCCTGCCCATGAAGAAGGAGCGGACGCTGGAGGTCTATCTGGTCAGACTGGACCCTGTGGCCAAACCCACACAG taCAAGCTGACCGTGCCGAAGGTGGGCTACATCTCTGACCTGTGTACCTCCCTCTCCAACCTCTCTGGAGTGCCTGCTGAGAAG ATGATTGTAACTGACATCTACAACCACCGTTTCCACCGGATCTTCGCCACCAACGAGAACCTCAGCAGCATCATGGAGAGAGATGATATCTATGT ATTTGAGCTGGCGGTGAACAGGGTGGAGGATACAGACCATGTAGTGATCCCAGTGCACCTGAGGGAGAAGTACAAACAGTCGGGTTACAACCACACCAGCACGCCGCTGTTCGGTCAGCCCTTCCTCGTCGCCGTGCCCAGAACCCTCAGTGAAGACAAACTCTACAACATGTTGCTCCTGCGCCTCTG ccgCTTTGTTCGATCTtcagtagaggaggaggaagaggattgTGAAGAGACGCAGCCACCCAAACAACACACTGTCAATGGTAACGCCACTAATGGACTGCTGGAGGAGGGGTCGCCGA GCGAGATGGAGACAGACGAGCAGGACGACGAGTCCAGTCAGGATCAGGAGCTTCCCTCTGAGAACGACAACAGCCAGTCAGAGGACTCTGTGGGCGGGGACAACGAACTGGAAAACGGTGTGGTTGGTCCACAGAACTCCACCAAAGGCCAGCAGACGGCCGGACACAACAGAAAGAGACTTTTTACATTCCAGTTCAATAACATGGGAAAAACGGACTTCTCCCTCATCAAGGAGGACACCAGGCAGATCCGCTTTGACGAGGGACACCTCCGACTCAGTG ACCGCTCTTATCTCTCCTTGGACTGGGAACCAGAAATCAAGAAGAAGTACTTTGATGACACTGTTGTCGAG GACTTCGACAAGCACGAGAGCATGGAGTACAAGCCTCAGAAGAAGGCTTTCTTCAAGCTGAAGGACTGCATTGAACTGTTTACCACAAAGGAAAAACTGGGAGCAGAGGACCCAtg GTACTGTCCAAACTGTAAGCAGCACCAGCAGGCCACCAAGAAGCTGGATCTGTGGTCTCTGCCGCCGGTGCTGGTGGTCCATCTGAAACGCTTCTCCTACAGCCGTTATATGAGGGATAAACTGGACTCGCTTGTTGATTTCCCACTCAG AGACCTTGACATGTCTGAGTTCCTGATCAACCCCAACGCCGGGCCGTGTCACTATGACCTCATTGCTGTGTCCAACCACTACGGCGGAATGGGTGGAGGCCACT ATACTGCTTACGCCAAGAACAAAGACGATGGAAAGTGGTACAACTTTGATGACAGCAGCGTGTCTCCTGCCAACGAAGATCAAATAGTG tccAAAGCAGGCTATGTGCTATTCTACCAGCGCCAGGACACGGTGAAAGGCACTGGCTTCTTCGCCCTCGACcgcgaggaagaggaggaggaagaggaagaggaggaggaaggagaagatggGGAGAACGAAGGcgaggagaggcaggagagaaAGGCCGCCTCCTCTTCTCTGGGCGCCTCATCCGCTGCTggtgccgccgccgccgccggtCTGAGCGACGAGGAGGACCTGAACGAGAACCGGCGCAGGAAGAACGACAACGAGCGGGAAgacgacgaggaggaggaagaagaagaagaagaggaggaggaagaggagggggagcaggcGCCCAATCGAGACGTTGCCATGAAAACCAACTGA
- the LOC139304750 gene encoding ubiquitin carboxyl-terminal hydrolase 15-like isoform X1 has translation MAEGGAADLDTQRGEVAALLKTQLRKGDTWYLVDSRWFKQWKKYVGYDSWDKYQMGDQNVYPGPVDNSGLLRDGDVLAIKEHLIDELDYILVPTEGWNKLVSWYGLTDGQEPIARKVVEQGMFVKHCKVEVYLTELKLCEDSNMDNVITRRFSKADTIDMIEKDMRKLFSIPDEKETRLWNRYMSNTFEPLNKPDSTIQDAGLYQGQILVIEQKSEDGSWPRGSTAPKSSGVSNLSALPKISPSSLTNNHNSSFNSRNVKNSSYSLPSYHPYSNSYDYSDQSRQSERSGLCGLSNLGNTCFMNSAVQCLSNIPPLTDYFLKDKYTDELNEDNPLGMKGEIARAYAELIKQLWSGKYSYVTPRPFKTQVGRFAPQFSGYQQQDSHELLAFLLDGLHEDLNRIRKKPYIQLKDANGRPDKVVAEEAWENHIKRNDSIIVDIFHGLFKSTLVCPVCAKVSVTFDPFCYLTLPLPMKKERTLEVYLVRLDPVAKPTQYKLTVPKVGYISDLCTSLSNLSGVPAEKMIVTDIYNHRFHRIFATNENLSSIMERDDIYVFELAVNRVEDTDHVVIPVHLREKYKQSGYNHTSTPLFGQPFLVAVPRTLSEDKLYNMLLLRLCRFVRSSVEEEEEDCEETQPPKQHTVNGNATNGLLEEGSPSEMETDEQDDESSQDQELPSENDNSQSEDSVGGDNELENGVVGPQNSTKGQQTAGHNRKRLFTFQFNNMGKTDFSLIKEDTRQIRFDEGHLRLSDRSYLSLDWEPEIKKKYFDDTVVEQDFDKHESMEYKPQKKAFFKLKDCIELFTTKEKLGAEDPWYCPNCKQHQQATKKLDLWSLPPVLVVHLKRFSYSRYMRDKLDSLVDFPLRDLDMSEFLINPNAGPCHYDLIAVSNHYGGMGGGHYTAYAKNKDDGKWYNFDDSSVSPANEDQIVSKAGYVLFYQRQDTVKGTGFFALDREEEEEEEEEEEEGEDGENEGEERQERKAASSSLGASSAAGAAAAAGLSDEEDLNENRRRKNDNEREDDEEEEEEEEEEEEEEGEQAPNRDVAMKTN, from the exons ATGGCGGAAGGAGGAGCGGCTGATCTGGATACCCAGAGAGGAGAGGTCGCGGCACTGTTGAAAACACAGCTAAGAAAGGGAGACACTTG GTACCTGGTGGACAGTCGCTGGTTCAAACAGTGGAAGAAATATGTGGGATATGACAGTTGGGACAAATACCAGATGGGTGACCAGAATGTCTACCCAGGGCCAGTTGATAACTCTGGTCTTCTCAGAG ATGGGGATGTGCTGGCCATCAAGGAGCACCTCATTGATGAGCTCGACTACATCTTGGTCCCAACAGAAGGCTGGAATAAGCTTGTCAGCTGGTATGGATTGACGGATGGTCAGGAGCCAATTGCACGCAAA GTGGTGGAACAGGGTATGTTTGTGAAGCACTGCAAGGTGGAGGTGTACCTTACAGAGCTGAAGCTCTGTGAAGACAGCAACATGGACAATGTGATCACCAGACGCTTCAGTAAAGCTGACACAATAG ACATGATAGAGAAGGACATGAGGAAGCTGTTCAGCATCCCTGATGAGAAGGAGACCAGGCTGTGGAACAGGTACATGAGCAACACCTTTGAGCCTCTCAACAAACCCGACAGCACCATTCAAGACGCCGGCCTCTACCAAGGACAG ATTCTCGTAATAGAGCAGAAGAGTGAGGATGGCTCATGGCCCCGAGGCTCCACGGCACCCAA GTCATCTGGTGTTTCCAATCTCTCTGCTTTGCCAAAGATCTCGCCTTCATCTCTCACAAACAATCATAACAGCAGCTTCAACAGCAGGAA TGTGAAGAATTCGAGTTACAGTCTGCCGTCCTACCACCCCTACAGCAACAGCTATGACTACTCAGACCAGAGCAGGCAGAGTGAGCGCTCAGGCCTCTGTGGACTCTCCAACCTAGGCAACACCTGCTTCATGAACTCTGCAGTGCAG TGTTTAAGCAATATCCCTCCCCTGACGGATTACTTCCTCAAAGACAAGTACACGGACGAACTGAATGAGGACAACCCGCTGGGCATGAAGGGGGAGATTGCCAGAGCCTACGCCGAGCTTATCAAGCAGCTGTGGTCGGGGAAATACAGCTACGTCACCCCAAGGCCTTTCAAG ACCCAGGTGGGCCGCTTCGCCCCGCAGTTCTCGGGCTACCAACAGCAGGACTCTCATGAGCTGCTGGCCTTTCTCCTGGATGGCCTTCATGAGGACTTGAACCGCATCAGGAAGAAGCCCTACATCCAGCTCAAGGACGCCAACGGCAGGCCTGATAAG GTGGTGGCGGAGGAGGCGTGGGAGAACCACATCAAGAGAAACGACTCCATCATTGTGGATATCTTCCACGGCCTTTTCAAGTCCACCCTGGTGTGTCCTGTGTGCGCCAAGGtctctgtgacctttgacccctttTGCTACTTGACCCTGCCCCTGCCCATGAAGAAGGAGCGGACGCTGGAGGTCTATCTGGTCAGACTGGACCCTGTGGCCAAACCCACACAG taCAAGCTGACCGTGCCGAAGGTGGGCTACATCTCTGACCTGTGTACCTCCCTCTCCAACCTCTCTGGAGTGCCTGCTGAGAAG ATGATTGTAACTGACATCTACAACCACCGTTTCCACCGGATCTTCGCCACCAACGAGAACCTCAGCAGCATCATGGAGAGAGATGATATCTATGT ATTTGAGCTGGCGGTGAACAGGGTGGAGGATACAGACCATGTAGTGATCCCAGTGCACCTGAGGGAGAAGTACAAACAGTCGGGTTACAACCACACCAGCACGCCGCTGTTCGGTCAGCCCTTCCTCGTCGCCGTGCCCAGAACCCTCAGTGAAGACAAACTCTACAACATGTTGCTCCTGCGCCTCTG ccgCTTTGTTCGATCTtcagtagaggaggaggaagaggattgTGAAGAGACGCAGCCACCCAAACAACACACTGTCAATGGTAACGCCACTAATGGACTGCTGGAGGAGGGGTCGCCGA GCGAGATGGAGACAGACGAGCAGGACGACGAGTCCAGTCAGGATCAGGAGCTTCCCTCTGAGAACGACAACAGCCAGTCAGAGGACTCTGTGGGCGGGGACAACGAACTGGAAAACGGTGTGGTTGGTCCACAGAACTCCACCAAAGGCCAGCAGACGGCCGGACACAACAGAAAGAGACTTTTTACATTCCAGTTCAATAACATGGGAAAAACGGACTTCTCCCTCATCAAGGAGGACACCAGGCAGATCCGCTTTGACGAGGGACACCTCCGACTCAGTG ACCGCTCTTATCTCTCCTTGGACTGGGAACCAGAAATCAAGAAGAAGTACTTTGATGACACTGTTGTCGAG cAGGACTTCGACAAGCACGAGAGCATGGAGTACAAGCCTCAGAAGAAGGCTTTCTTCAAGCTGAAGGACTGCATTGAACTGTTTACCACAAAGGAAAAACTGGGAGCAGAGGACCCAtg GTACTGTCCAAACTGTAAGCAGCACCAGCAGGCCACCAAGAAGCTGGATCTGTGGTCTCTGCCGCCGGTGCTGGTGGTCCATCTGAAACGCTTCTCCTACAGCCGTTATATGAGGGATAAACTGGACTCGCTTGTTGATTTCCCACTCAG AGACCTTGACATGTCTGAGTTCCTGATCAACCCCAACGCCGGGCCGTGTCACTATGACCTCATTGCTGTGTCCAACCACTACGGCGGAATGGGTGGAGGCCACT ATACTGCTTACGCCAAGAACAAAGACGATGGAAAGTGGTACAACTTTGATGACAGCAGCGTGTCTCCTGCCAACGAAGATCAAATAGTG tccAAAGCAGGCTATGTGCTATTCTACCAGCGCCAGGACACGGTGAAAGGCACTGGCTTCTTCGCCCTCGACcgcgaggaagaggaggaggaagaggaagaggaggaggaaggagaagatggGGAGAACGAAGGcgaggagaggcaggagagaaAGGCCGCCTCCTCTTCTCTGGGCGCCTCATCCGCTGCTggtgccgccgccgccgccggtCTGAGCGACGAGGAGGACCTGAACGAGAACCGGCGCAGGAAGAACGACAACGAGCGGGAAgacgacgaggaggaggaagaagaagaagaagaggaggaggaagaggagggggagcaggcGCCCAATCGAGACGTTGCCATGAAAACCAACTGA
- the LOC139304750 gene encoding ubiquitin carboxyl-terminal hydrolase 15-like isoform X5 — MAEGGAADLDTQRGEVAALLKTQLRKGDTWYLVDSRWFKQWKKYVGYDSWDKYQMGDQNVYPGPVDNSGLLRDGDVLAIKEHLIDELDYILVPTEGWNKLVSWYGLTDGQEPIARKVVEQGMFVKHCKVEVYLTELKLCEDSNMDNVITRRFSKADTIDMIEKDMRKLFSIPDEKETRLWNRYMSNTFEPLNKPDSTIQDAGLYQGQILVIEQKSEDGSWPRGSTAPNVKNSSYSLPSYHPYSNSYDYSDQSRQSERSGLCGLSNLGNTCFMNSAVQCLSNIPPLTDYFLKDKYTDELNEDNPLGMKGEIARAYAELIKQLWSGKYSYVTPRPFKTQVGRFAPQFSGYQQQDSHELLAFLLDGLHEDLNRIRKKPYIQLKDANGRPDKVVAEEAWENHIKRNDSIIVDIFHGLFKSTLVCPVCAKVSVTFDPFCYLTLPLPMKKERTLEVYLVRLDPVAKPTQYKLTVPKVGYISDLCTSLSNLSGVPAEKMIVTDIYNHRFHRIFATNENLSSIMERDDIYVFELAVNRVEDTDHVVIPVHLREKYKQSGYNHTSTPLFGQPFLVAVPRTLSEDKLYNMLLLRLCRFVRSSVEEEEEDCEETQPPKQHTVNGNATNGLLEEGSPSEMETDEQDDESSQDQELPSENDNSQSEDSVGGDNELENGVVGPQNSTKGQQTAGHNRKRLFTFQFNNMGKTDFSLIKEDTRQIRFDEGHLRLSDRSYLSLDWEPEIKKKYFDDTVVEDFDKHESMEYKPQKKAFFKLKDCIELFTTKEKLGAEDPWYCPNCKQHQQATKKLDLWSLPPVLVVHLKRFSYSRYMRDKLDSLVDFPLRDLDMSEFLINPNAGPCHYDLIAVSNHYGGMGGGHYTAYAKNKDDGKWYNFDDSSVSPANEDQIVSKAGYVLFYQRQDTVKGTGFFALDREEEEGAAAAAGLSDEEDLNENRRRKNDNEREDDEEEEEEEEEEEEEEGEQAPNRDVAMKTN, encoded by the exons ATGGCGGAAGGAGGAGCGGCTGATCTGGATACCCAGAGAGGAGAGGTCGCGGCACTGTTGAAAACACAGCTAAGAAAGGGAGACACTTG GTACCTGGTGGACAGTCGCTGGTTCAAACAGTGGAAGAAATATGTGGGATATGACAGTTGGGACAAATACCAGATGGGTGACCAGAATGTCTACCCAGGGCCAGTTGATAACTCTGGTCTTCTCAGAG ATGGGGATGTGCTGGCCATCAAGGAGCACCTCATTGATGAGCTCGACTACATCTTGGTCCCAACAGAAGGCTGGAATAAGCTTGTCAGCTGGTATGGATTGACGGATGGTCAGGAGCCAATTGCACGCAAA GTGGTGGAACAGGGTATGTTTGTGAAGCACTGCAAGGTGGAGGTGTACCTTACAGAGCTGAAGCTCTGTGAAGACAGCAACATGGACAATGTGATCACCAGACGCTTCAGTAAAGCTGACACAATAG ACATGATAGAGAAGGACATGAGGAAGCTGTTCAGCATCCCTGATGAGAAGGAGACCAGGCTGTGGAACAGGTACATGAGCAACACCTTTGAGCCTCTCAACAAACCCGACAGCACCATTCAAGACGCCGGCCTCTACCAAGGACAG ATTCTCGTAATAGAGCAGAAGAGTGAGGATGGCTCATGGCCCCGAGGCTCCACGGCACCCAA TGTGAAGAATTCGAGTTACAGTCTGCCGTCCTACCACCCCTACAGCAACAGCTATGACTACTCAGACCAGAGCAGGCAGAGTGAGCGCTCAGGCCTCTGTGGACTCTCCAACCTAGGCAACACCTGCTTCATGAACTCTGCAGTGCAG TGTTTAAGCAATATCCCTCCCCTGACGGATTACTTCCTCAAAGACAAGTACACGGACGAACTGAATGAGGACAACCCGCTGGGCATGAAGGGGGAGATTGCCAGAGCCTACGCCGAGCTTATCAAGCAGCTGTGGTCGGGGAAATACAGCTACGTCACCCCAAGGCCTTTCAAG ACCCAGGTGGGCCGCTTCGCCCCGCAGTTCTCGGGCTACCAACAGCAGGACTCTCATGAGCTGCTGGCCTTTCTCCTGGATGGCCTTCATGAGGACTTGAACCGCATCAGGAAGAAGCCCTACATCCAGCTCAAGGACGCCAACGGCAGGCCTGATAAG GTGGTGGCGGAGGAGGCGTGGGAGAACCACATCAAGAGAAACGACTCCATCATTGTGGATATCTTCCACGGCCTTTTCAAGTCCACCCTGGTGTGTCCTGTGTGCGCCAAGGtctctgtgacctttgacccctttTGCTACTTGACCCTGCCCCTGCCCATGAAGAAGGAGCGGACGCTGGAGGTCTATCTGGTCAGACTGGACCCTGTGGCCAAACCCACACAG taCAAGCTGACCGTGCCGAAGGTGGGCTACATCTCTGACCTGTGTACCTCCCTCTCCAACCTCTCTGGAGTGCCTGCTGAGAAG ATGATTGTAACTGACATCTACAACCACCGTTTCCACCGGATCTTCGCCACCAACGAGAACCTCAGCAGCATCATGGAGAGAGATGATATCTATGT ATTTGAGCTGGCGGTGAACAGGGTGGAGGATACAGACCATGTAGTGATCCCAGTGCACCTGAGGGAGAAGTACAAACAGTCGGGTTACAACCACACCAGCACGCCGCTGTTCGGTCAGCCCTTCCTCGTCGCCGTGCCCAGAACCCTCAGTGAAGACAAACTCTACAACATGTTGCTCCTGCGCCTCTG ccgCTTTGTTCGATCTtcagtagaggaggaggaagaggattgTGAAGAGACGCAGCCACCCAAACAACACACTGTCAATGGTAACGCCACTAATGGACTGCTGGAGGAGGGGTCGCCGA GCGAGATGGAGACAGACGAGCAGGACGACGAGTCCAGTCAGGATCAGGAGCTTCCCTCTGAGAACGACAACAGCCAGTCAGAGGACTCTGTGGGCGGGGACAACGAACTGGAAAACGGTGTGGTTGGTCCACAGAACTCCACCAAAGGCCAGCAGACGGCCGGACACAACAGAAAGAGACTTTTTACATTCCAGTTCAATAACATGGGAAAAACGGACTTCTCCCTCATCAAGGAGGACACCAGGCAGATCCGCTTTGACGAGGGACACCTCCGACTCAGTG ACCGCTCTTATCTCTCCTTGGACTGGGAACCAGAAATCAAGAAGAAGTACTTTGATGACACTGTTGTCGAG GACTTCGACAAGCACGAGAGCATGGAGTACAAGCCTCAGAAGAAGGCTTTCTTCAAGCTGAAGGACTGCATTGAACTGTTTACCACAAAGGAAAAACTGGGAGCAGAGGACCCAtg GTACTGTCCAAACTGTAAGCAGCACCAGCAGGCCACCAAGAAGCTGGATCTGTGGTCTCTGCCGCCGGTGCTGGTGGTCCATCTGAAACGCTTCTCCTACAGCCGTTATATGAGGGATAAACTGGACTCGCTTGTTGATTTCCCACTCAG AGACCTTGACATGTCTGAGTTCCTGATCAACCCCAACGCCGGGCCGTGTCACTATGACCTCATTGCTGTGTCCAACCACTACGGCGGAATGGGTGGAGGCCACT ATACTGCTTACGCCAAGAACAAAGACGATGGAAAGTGGTACAACTTTGATGACAGCAGCGTGTCTCCTGCCAACGAAGATCAAATAGTG tccAAAGCAGGCTATGTGCTATTCTACCAGCGCCAGGACACGGTGAAAGGCACTGGCTTCTTCGCCCTCGACcgcgaggaagaggag ggtgccgccgccgccgccggtCTGAGCGACGAGGAGGACCTGAACGAGAACCGGCGCAGGAAGAACGACAACGAGCGGGAAgacgacgaggaggaggaagaagaagaagaagaggaggaggaagaggagggggagcaggcGCCCAATCGAGACGTTGCCATGAAAACCAACTGA